A section of the Styela clava chromosome 9, kaStyClav1.hap1.2, whole genome shotgun sequence genome encodes:
- the LOC120339085 gene encoding sodium- and chloride-dependent GABA transporter 2-like isoform X2, with protein MDSGESLTANRSTSVLIQKSVVDSDALPHKKKKELRKRDTWSGRFDFLLACTGTAVGLGNVWRFPYLCYRNGGGAFLIPYIIVVALSGIPIFFLEVSLGQFTKSGAIKAWDSVCPLLSGIGVSTITIIFYTLCYYAVILAWALFYLFQSWRTVLPWSSCNNTWNSPNCESNYTYLKSINMTAEEANVTSPVIEYWEKHVLQISSGIDDVGGLRWELAGVLFIAWFVCYLAVFKGTKSTGKAMYFTATFPYIMLLILLIRGVTLPGAAKGIQFYLQPNMTKLAEPQVWIDAGTQVFFSYSLCIGVLLSLGSFNSYGNNCLRDTLIISVVNSGTSILAGFAIFAALGFMADEMGVEVADVAESGPGLAFIAYPKEVTMLPVSQLWSSLFFIMIFLLGISTLVTDTLALVTSIGDMYPKLFRGGKYRKEIFMGLCCFMCYLVGLSMVTRGGMYVLQLFDFYGASGFALLWTAAWQCIAVGWFYGGEKFYRAIEDMIGYRPSPFFRICWKYCSPTLCFAILIFSIVRYEPLKYNNVYEYPPVGQAVGWILAFSSILCIPLKAIWVLFKAKGSNLKEKFQNSLKCKIQTPGAVFENIGEDGIDKNDDESDVTPPPPYPGSAEKTREYKLVPDKETSM; from the exons ATGGATAGCGGCGAATCGTTGACAGCAAATCGAAGTACGTCTGTCCTGATACAGAAAAGTGTGGTGGATTCAGATGCCTTACCTCATAAGAAAAAGAAAGAGTTGAGGAAACGGGATACTTGGAGTGGAAGATTCGATTTTCTTCTGGCATGCACGGGAACAGCTGTTGGGTTAGGGAACGTGTGGCGTTTTCCATACTTGTGTTACAGAAACGGCGGAG GAGCTTTTCTGATTCCCTACATCATAGTGGTGGCGTTGAGTGGAATTCCAATATTCTTCCTCGAAGTGTCCCTTGGACAATTCACAAAATCTGGAGCAATTAAAGCGTGGGATAGTGTTTGTCCTTTATTATCAG GTATCGGCGTTTCAACGATCACCATCATTTTTTATACGCTGTGTTATTACGCTGTCATCTTGGCATGGGCGTTGTTCTATCTTTTCCAATCCTGGCGTACCGTGCTTCCATGGAGTTCATGTAACAATACTTGGAACTCACCAAACTGCGAATCTAACTACACATACCTCAAGAGCATTAACATGACTGCCGAAGAAGCTAATGTGACGTCACCAGTAATCGAATATTGGGA GAAGCACGTTTTGCAGATCAGCAGTGGAATAGACGACGTAGGTGGATTGAGATGGGAATTGGCAGGTGTTCTATTTATAGCCTGGTTTGTGTGTTATTTAGCTGTTTTCAAAGGGACGAAGTCGACAGGCAAG GCAATGTATTTTACTGCAACTTTTCCGTATATCATGCTCCTGATTCTACTAATCAGAGGTGTTACTCTGCCTGGAGCTGCAAAGGGAATACAATTCTATCTCCAGCCCAATATGACAAAACTTGCTGAACCTCAG GTCTGGATTGATGCTGGCACCCAAGTTTTCTTCTCATATTCTCTATGTATTGGTGTGTTGTTATCACTGGGAAGTTTCAACTCATATGGGAACAATTGCCTGAG GGATACACTCATTATATCAGTAGTGAACAGTGGAACAAGCATTTTGGCTGGATTCGCAATTTTTGCAGCACTCGGATTTATGGCTGATGAGATGGGAGTAGAAGTAGCGGATGTAGCCGAATCTG GTCCCGGATTGGCGTTTATTGCGTATCCTAAAGAAGTAACGATGTTGCCAGTTTCACAACTATGGTCTAGCCTTTTCTTCATCATGATATTCTTACTTGGGATAAGCACTCTG GTCACAGATACATTGGCATTGGTTACTTCAATCGGTGATATGTATCCCAAGTTATTCAGAGGTGGGAAATACAGGAAGGAAATTTTCATGGGATTGTGTTGTTTTATGTGCTATCTGGTTGGGCTCAGTATGGTAACAAGG GGTGGAATGTACGTTCTGCAATTGTTTGACTTCTACGGTGCCAGCGGATTCGCATTACTTTGGACCGCGGCGTGGCAATGTATCGCTGTGGGATGGTTTTATGgaggagaaaaattttatagaGCCATTGAAGACATGATCGGATATAGGCCATCGCCTTTCTTTAGAATATGCTGGAAATATTGCTCACCCACTCTGTGTTTT GCCATCTTGATTTTTTCCATTGTTCGATATGAGCCATTGAAATATAACAACGTCTATGAATATCCACCTGTTGGACAAGCTGTGGGATGGATATTGGCATTTTCGTCAATTCTCTGCATACCATTAAAAGCTATCTGGGTTCTGTTCAAAGCCAAGGGGAGCAATCTAAAAGAG AAATTCCAAAATTCGTTGAAGTGCAAAATACAAACTCCAGGTGCTGTTTTTGAGAACATCGGCGAGGATGGTATCGATAAAAACGATGATGAGAGTGATGTAACGCCGCCACCTCCTTATCCCGGAAGTGCAGAAAAAACAAGGGAGTACAAACTTGTCCCAGATAAAGAGACTTCCATGTAG
- the LOC120339085 gene encoding sodium- and chloride-dependent GABA transporter 2-like isoform X1, with product MSLMQKNKVHPTLDDENDSIASDGQQPTNTSVAPADALSQRDTWFGKHDFLMSCIGAAVGIGNVWRFPFLCYRNGGGAFLIPYIIVVALSGIPIFFLEVSLGQFTKSGAIKAWDSVCPLLSGIGVSTITIIFYTLCYYAVILAWALFYLFQSWRTVLPWSSCNNTWNSPNCESNYTYLKSINMTAEEANVTSPVIEYWEKHVLQISSGIDDVGGLRWELAGVLFIAWFVCYLAVFKGTKSTGKAMYFTATFPYIMLLILLIRGVTLPGAAKGIQFYLQPNMTKLAEPQVWIDAGTQVFFSYSLCIGVLLSLGSFNSYGNNCLRDTLIISVVNSGTSILAGFAIFAALGFMADEMGVEVADVAESGPGLAFIAYPKEVTMLPVSQLWSSLFFIMIFLLGISTLVTDTLALVTSIGDMYPKLFRGGKYRKEIFMGLCCFMCYLVGLSMVTRGGMYVLQLFDFYGASGFALLWTAAWQCIAVGWFYGGEKFYRAIEDMIGYRPSPFFRICWKYCSPTLCFAILIFSIVRYEPLKYNNVYEYPPVGQAVGWILAFSSILCIPLKAIWVLFKAKGSNLKEKFQNSLKCKIQTPGAVFENIGEDGIDKNDDESDVTPPPPYPGSAEKTREYKLVPDKETSM from the exons ATGAGTCTCATGCAAAAGAATAAAGTCCATCCAACACTAGATGATGAAAACGACTCAATTGCTTCAGATGGACAGCAGCCAACGAACACGTCTGTGGCGCCGGCGGATGCTTTATCCCAGAGAGACACTTGGTTCGGAAAACACGATTTTCTTATGTCATGCATTGGTGCAGCGGTTGGGATAGGAAACGTATGGCGATTCCCCTTTTTGTGTTACCGTAACGGAGGAG GAGCTTTTCTGATTCCCTACATCATAGTGGTGGCGTTGAGTGGAATTCCAATATTCTTCCTCGAAGTGTCCCTTGGACAATTCACAAAATCTGGAGCAATTAAAGCGTGGGATAGTGTTTGTCCTTTATTATCAG GTATCGGCGTTTCAACGATCACCATCATTTTTTATACGCTGTGTTATTACGCTGTCATCTTGGCATGGGCGTTGTTCTATCTTTTCCAATCCTGGCGTACCGTGCTTCCATGGAGTTCATGTAACAATACTTGGAACTCACCAAACTGCGAATCTAACTACACATACCTCAAGAGCATTAACATGACTGCCGAAGAAGCTAATGTGACGTCACCAGTAATCGAATATTGGGA GAAGCACGTTTTGCAGATCAGCAGTGGAATAGACGACGTAGGTGGATTGAGATGGGAATTGGCAGGTGTTCTATTTATAGCCTGGTTTGTGTGTTATTTAGCTGTTTTCAAAGGGACGAAGTCGACAGGCAAG GCAATGTATTTTACTGCAACTTTTCCGTATATCATGCTCCTGATTCTACTAATCAGAGGTGTTACTCTGCCTGGAGCTGCAAAGGGAATACAATTCTATCTCCAGCCCAATATGACAAAACTTGCTGAACCTCAG GTCTGGATTGATGCTGGCACCCAAGTTTTCTTCTCATATTCTCTATGTATTGGTGTGTTGTTATCACTGGGAAGTTTCAACTCATATGGGAACAATTGCCTGAG GGATACACTCATTATATCAGTAGTGAACAGTGGAACAAGCATTTTGGCTGGATTCGCAATTTTTGCAGCACTCGGATTTATGGCTGATGAGATGGGAGTAGAAGTAGCGGATGTAGCCGAATCTG GTCCCGGATTGGCGTTTATTGCGTATCCTAAAGAAGTAACGATGTTGCCAGTTTCACAACTATGGTCTAGCCTTTTCTTCATCATGATATTCTTACTTGGGATAAGCACTCTG GTCACAGATACATTGGCATTGGTTACTTCAATCGGTGATATGTATCCCAAGTTATTCAGAGGTGGGAAATACAGGAAGGAAATTTTCATGGGATTGTGTTGTTTTATGTGCTATCTGGTTGGGCTCAGTATGGTAACAAGG GGTGGAATGTACGTTCTGCAATTGTTTGACTTCTACGGTGCCAGCGGATTCGCATTACTTTGGACCGCGGCGTGGCAATGTATCGCTGTGGGATGGTTTTATGgaggagaaaaattttatagaGCCATTGAAGACATGATCGGATATAGGCCATCGCCTTTCTTTAGAATATGCTGGAAATATTGCTCACCCACTCTGTGTTTT GCCATCTTGATTTTTTCCATTGTTCGATATGAGCCATTGAAATATAACAACGTCTATGAATATCCACCTGTTGGACAAGCTGTGGGATGGATATTGGCATTTTCGTCAATTCTCTGCATACCATTAAAAGCTATCTGGGTTCTGTTCAAAGCCAAGGGGAGCAATCTAAAAGAG AAATTCCAAAATTCGTTGAAGTGCAAAATACAAACTCCAGGTGCTGTTTTTGAGAACATCGGCGAGGATGGTATCGATAAAAACGATGATGAGAGTGATGTAACGCCGCCACCTCCTTATCCCGGAAGTGCAGAAAAAACAAGGGAGTACAAACTTGTCCCAGATAAAGAGACTTCCATGTAG
- the LOC120339089 gene encoding PX domain-containing protein kinase-like protein isoform X1, which yields MSVLETSRVSVLDDTTPLYCIIQGSENVQSHTEFIVRVQRGELKENSWVIRKRYSDFATLVETLKISGMDLPLPPKKLIGNMEREFIAERQRGLQRLLETILANPMLAASEIVKKFLDANSYTTNIPEAALQNVSMFFRSEPHWEVVEPLKEMGWRLRKTYFLIKPKDQPKRRLLLSWTVHGPDRLLSEKDITGIFKLLPNLQHPSISSTQHAMTNETGGLTIKQFYMNGTLRDHLCKTKPMKAHYLKKYCAPKAVSQLSVAQTRQFCRQILEMLKFLHEKGLACHHLHTGNLVIEDKVIKLLDIENYLLGVPPFYKPFYTQFRKINSAESIDVYSFGHVLYEMVFGRPLNKPTIEELPPELPAEIRSVLESILTVEACKLGLPTLEGLLMHPLFVDEVVVTVGIKPQLKIPSKLKETLRQYKDNQQKKLKEEQKVISQNRRLSKAKAHHSSDEERRRRKLEARRKSAKKLEGVKEETPSPTTNGGNEESSAASEQSSASPAPPAPPPPPTVPSLDENDEDEDDSPPLSNPSSDRGALLSSIQGFKKASLKKSQD from the exons atGTCAGTGCTTGAAACGTCAAGAGTGTCCGTTTTGGACGACACGACTCCTTTGTATTGTATCATTCAGGGATCTGAGAATGTCCAATCACATACg gaatttatTGTCAGAGTACAGAGGGGagaattgaaagaaaattcATGGGTG ATAAGAAAACGTTACAGCGATTTCGCTACACTTGTGGAAACATTAAAGATCTCTGGTATGGATTTACCTCTTCCACCCAAAAAACTTATTGGTAACATGGAAAGAGAATTTATCGCTGAAAGGCAGCGAGGTTTACAAAGACTTCTGGAAACCATACTCGCAAATCCGATGCTGGCTGCTAGTGAGATTGTCAAAAAATTTCTCGATGCCAACAGTTATACAACTAATATTCCAG AAGCAGCTTTACAGAATGTATCAATGTTCTTCCGGTCTGAACCACACTGGGAAGTTGTTGAACCATTGAAAGAAATGGGTTGGAGATTACGGAAAACTTATTTTCTTATAAAACCTAAAGATCAACCTAAAAGGCGATTACTTTTATCCTGG ACTGTCCATGGACCTGATCGTCTTCTGAGTGAGAAAGATATAACAGGGATATTCAAACTTCTTCCAAATTTACAG CATCCATCAATCTCATCAACTCAGCATGCAATGACAAATGAAACAGGGGGATTAACTATCAAACAGTTCTATATGAATGGAACGTTGCGAGATCATCTATGCAAG ACGAAACCTATGAAAGCACACTACCTGAAGAAGTATTGTGCACCAAAAGCAGTTTCACAACTATCAGTAGCTCAAACAAGACAATTTTGCAGACAGATTTTGGAG ATGTTGAAGTTTTTGCATGAGAAGGGTTTGGCTTGTCATCATCTTCACACAG GTAACCTCGTCATTGAAGACAAAGTGATAAAATTACTAGACATTGAAAACTATCTTCTCGGTGTTCCACCATTCTATAAGCCTTTCTACActcaatttagaaaaattaat aGTGCCGAATCCATTGACGTATATAGTTTTGGGCATGTTTTGTATGAAATGGTATTCGGTCGACCACTCAACAAACCAACCATCGAAGAGTTGCCACCTGAATTACCTGCTGAAATTA GATCTGTCCTGGAATCTATTCTCACAGTAGAAGCATGTAAACTCGGACTTCCAACTTTGGAAGGTCTTCTCATGCATCCATTATTTGTTGACGAAGTTGTAGTAACAGTAGGAATAAAGCCTCAGTTGAAG ATTCCTAGCAAATTGAAAGAAACATTGCGACAATACAAAGATAATCAgcagaagaaattgaaagaagagcAGAAAGTG ATATCACAAAATCGTAGACTTTCCAAGGCAAAGGCTCATCATAGTTCAGATGAAGAACGAAGAAGGAGAAAATTAGAAGCTAGGAGG AAATCAGCAAAGAAATTAGAAGGTGTAAAAGAAGAAACTCCATCGCCGACTACAAATG GTGGGAATGAGGAATCATCAGCTGCTTCAGAACAGTCATCTGCATCTCCAGCACCCCCAG CACCACCGCCTCCGCCTACAGTGCCATCATTAGATGAAAATGATGAGGACGAGGATGATTCACCGCCACTGAGTAATCCATCATCAGACCGAGGAGCATTGCTGAGCTCTATTCAGGGATTCAAAAAAGCATCTCTGAAAAAGTCACAAGATTGA
- the LOC120339089 gene encoding PX domain-containing protein kinase-like protein isoform X2 — MSVLETSRVSVLDDTTPLYCIIQGSENVQSHTEFIVRVQRGELKENSWVIRKRYSDFATLVETLKISGMDLPLPPKKLIGNMEREFIAERQRGLQRLLETILANPMLAASEIVKKFLDANSYTTNIPEAALQNVSMFFRSEPHWEVVEPLKEMGWRLRKTYFLIKPKDQPKRRLLLSWTVHGPDRLLSEKDITGIFKLLPNLQHPSISSTQHAMTNETGGLTIKQFYMNGTLRDHLCKTKPMKAHYLKKYCAPKAVSQLSVAQTRQFCRQILEMLKFLHEKGLACHHLHTGNLVIEDKVIKLLDIENYLLGVPPFYKPFYTQFRKINSAESIDVYSFGHVLYEMVFGRPLNKPTIEELPPELPAEIRSVLESILTVEACKLGLPTLEGLLMHPLFVDEVVVTVGIKPQLKIPSKLKETLRQYKDNQQKKLKEEQKVISQNRRLSKAKAHHSSDEERRRRKLEARRKSAKKLEGVKEETPSPTTNGGNEESSAASEQSSASPAPPAST, encoded by the exons atGTCAGTGCTTGAAACGTCAAGAGTGTCCGTTTTGGACGACACGACTCCTTTGTATTGTATCATTCAGGGATCTGAGAATGTCCAATCACATACg gaatttatTGTCAGAGTACAGAGGGGagaattgaaagaaaattcATGGGTG ATAAGAAAACGTTACAGCGATTTCGCTACACTTGTGGAAACATTAAAGATCTCTGGTATGGATTTACCTCTTCCACCCAAAAAACTTATTGGTAACATGGAAAGAGAATTTATCGCTGAAAGGCAGCGAGGTTTACAAAGACTTCTGGAAACCATACTCGCAAATCCGATGCTGGCTGCTAGTGAGATTGTCAAAAAATTTCTCGATGCCAACAGTTATACAACTAATATTCCAG AAGCAGCTTTACAGAATGTATCAATGTTCTTCCGGTCTGAACCACACTGGGAAGTTGTTGAACCATTGAAAGAAATGGGTTGGAGATTACGGAAAACTTATTTTCTTATAAAACCTAAAGATCAACCTAAAAGGCGATTACTTTTATCCTGG ACTGTCCATGGACCTGATCGTCTTCTGAGTGAGAAAGATATAACAGGGATATTCAAACTTCTTCCAAATTTACAG CATCCATCAATCTCATCAACTCAGCATGCAATGACAAATGAAACAGGGGGATTAACTATCAAACAGTTCTATATGAATGGAACGTTGCGAGATCATCTATGCAAG ACGAAACCTATGAAAGCACACTACCTGAAGAAGTATTGTGCACCAAAAGCAGTTTCACAACTATCAGTAGCTCAAACAAGACAATTTTGCAGACAGATTTTGGAG ATGTTGAAGTTTTTGCATGAGAAGGGTTTGGCTTGTCATCATCTTCACACAG GTAACCTCGTCATTGAAGACAAAGTGATAAAATTACTAGACATTGAAAACTATCTTCTCGGTGTTCCACCATTCTATAAGCCTTTCTACActcaatttagaaaaattaat aGTGCCGAATCCATTGACGTATATAGTTTTGGGCATGTTTTGTATGAAATGGTATTCGGTCGACCACTCAACAAACCAACCATCGAAGAGTTGCCACCTGAATTACCTGCTGAAATTA GATCTGTCCTGGAATCTATTCTCACAGTAGAAGCATGTAAACTCGGACTTCCAACTTTGGAAGGTCTTCTCATGCATCCATTATTTGTTGACGAAGTTGTAGTAACAGTAGGAATAAAGCCTCAGTTGAAG ATTCCTAGCAAATTGAAAGAAACATTGCGACAATACAAAGATAATCAgcagaagaaattgaaagaagagcAGAAAGTG ATATCACAAAATCGTAGACTTTCCAAGGCAAAGGCTCATCATAGTTCAGATGAAGAACGAAGAAGGAGAAAATTAGAAGCTAGGAGG AAATCAGCAAAGAAATTAGAAGGTGTAAAAGAAGAAACTCCATCGCCGACTACAAATG GTGGGAATGAGGAATCATCAGCTGCTTCAGAACAGTCATCTGCATCTCCAGCACCCCCAG CCTCAACATAG